The Mycolicibacterium flavescens genome has a segment encoding these proteins:
- the ispH gene encoding (E)-4-hydroxy-3-methyl-but-2-enyl pyrophosphate reductase codes for MPPTINMGIPGASSSVAGGVTGKRVLLAEPRGYCAGVDRAVETVERALEKHGAPVYVRHEIVHNRHVVETLAKAGAVFVDETDEVPEGAIVVFSAHGVAPTVHQTAKERDLKVIDATCPLVTKVHNEAKRFARDDYDILLIGHEGHEEVIGTAGEAPDHVQLVDGPDSVDNVTVRDESKVIWLSQTTLSVDETMETVRRLRQKFPTLQDPPSDDICYATQNRQVAVKAMAPECELVIVVGSRNSSNSVRLVEVALGAGSDAAHLVDYADDIDPAWLDGVTTVGITSGASVPEILVRGVLERLAEYGYDMVQPVTTANETLVFALPREIRPARA; via the coding sequence ATGCCGCCGACAATCAACATGGGGATTCCGGGCGCCTCGAGCTCGGTCGCCGGTGGCGTGACCGGGAAACGCGTACTGCTGGCCGAACCTCGCGGGTACTGCGCGGGGGTGGATCGCGCCGTCGAGACCGTCGAGCGTGCGCTGGAGAAGCACGGCGCCCCGGTGTACGTGCGCCACGAGATCGTGCACAACCGCCACGTCGTCGAGACGTTGGCCAAGGCCGGGGCCGTCTTCGTCGACGAGACCGACGAGGTGCCCGAGGGTGCGATCGTGGTGTTCTCCGCGCACGGCGTGGCCCCGACCGTGCACCAGACCGCCAAAGAGCGCGACCTCAAGGTGATTGACGCGACCTGCCCGCTGGTCACCAAGGTCCACAACGAGGCCAAGCGATTCGCCAGGGACGACTACGACATCCTGCTGATCGGCCACGAGGGCCACGAGGAGGTCATCGGGACCGCCGGCGAGGCGCCCGACCACGTCCAGCTCGTCGACGGACCGGATTCGGTCGACAACGTCACCGTTCGCGACGAGAGCAAGGTCATCTGGCTGTCGCAGACCACGCTGAGCGTCGACGAGACGATGGAGACCGTGCGCCGGCTGCGCCAGAAGTTCCCGACCCTGCAGGACCCACCCAGCGACGACATCTGTTACGCCACCCAGAATCGCCAGGTCGCCGTCAAGGCGATGGCCCCGGAGTGCGAGTTGGTGATCGTCGTCGGCTCGCGGAACTCGTCGAACTCGGTGCGCCTGGTCGAGGTGGCCTTGGGTGCCGGTTCCGACGCAGCGCACCTGGTCGACTACGCCGACGACATCGACCCCGCGTGGCTCGACGGCGTGACGACGGTCGGCATCACGTCCGGCGCGTCGGTGCCGGAGATCCTGGTCCGCGGCGTCCTGGAGCGGCTGGCCGAGTACGGCTACGACATGGTGCAGCCGGTGACGACGGCCAACGAGACACTCGTGTTCGCGTTGCCTCGGGAGATCCGCCCCGCCCGCGCGTGA
- a CDS encoding Conserved membrane protein of uncharacterised function — MSAQRARSAVGADHRSAHPNFPGVPGWGGVLIAVTLTTVGFAFDAGSGSRELSSVFAAFYVLGCLAAVLAVRQQAVFTAVIQPPLLLFVSVPGAYFLFTGGQFTGVKDLAINCGYPLIERFPLMFFTSAAVLLIGLCRWYIGMSTRRTSPATSEDSEAKKPALAAAVTAAVTAAAAKISPLFARTPRDEDDEVAPRPRRKRPDTASRTARADRTSSRTSRAAADRSGRPARRSTTSRSRHVRPPATEIIEPITERPRRARSGRHAEPPPGPEPRRRPRTSNPRQPGPPPSERRAGYDRRSQDRTADRPERRRRFDDYQPREPHGRNGSNNGSGNGTHHPISRVRYRGEEADDRAEYRTRRRAPRGSEADSWEYDI; from the coding sequence GTGTCAGCACAGCGCGCGCGGTCGGCCGTCGGCGCCGACCACCGCTCCGCGCATCCCAACTTTCCCGGTGTGCCCGGGTGGGGCGGCGTGCTGATCGCGGTCACCCTGACGACGGTCGGGTTCGCGTTCGACGCCGGATCGGGCAGCCGAGAACTCAGCTCCGTGTTCGCGGCGTTCTACGTCCTCGGCTGCCTCGCGGCCGTGCTGGCGGTCCGCCAGCAAGCCGTGTTCACCGCCGTCATCCAGCCGCCGCTGCTGTTGTTCGTCAGCGTGCCGGGCGCCTACTTCCTGTTCACCGGCGGCCAGTTCACCGGGGTGAAGGACCTGGCGATCAATTGCGGCTATCCGCTGATCGAGCGCTTCCCGCTGATGTTCTTCACGTCGGCGGCCGTGCTGCTGATCGGTTTGTGCCGCTGGTACATCGGGATGTCAACACGCCGCACATCTCCGGCCACCTCCGAGGACAGCGAGGCGAAAAAGCCCGCATTGGCCGCGGCCGTCACGGCAGCGGTCACGGCAGCGGCGGCCAAGATCTCGCCGCTGTTCGCCCGCACGCCCCGTGACGAGGACGACGAGGTTGCCCCCCGGCCGCGCCGCAAGCGCCCCGACACCGCGAGCCGGACCGCCCGCGCGGACCGTACGTCGTCGCGAACCAGCAGGGCGGCCGCCGATCGCAGCGGCCGGCCTGCCCGGCGCAGCACGACGTCGCGGTCCCGCCATGTGCGCCCTCCTGCCACCGAGATCATCGAGCCGATCACCGAACGTCCTCGACGCGCTCGCTCCGGCAGGCACGCCGAGCCGCCGCCCGGGCCCGAGCCCCGGCGCAGACCGCGCACGTCGAACCCGCGTCAGCCGGGTCCTCCGCCGTCCGAACGCCGCGCCGGCTACGACCGCAGAAGTCAGGACCGGACCGCGGACCGGCCCGAGCGCCGCCGTCGCTTCGACGACTACCAGCCTCGTGAGCCGCACGGCCGAAACGGCAGCAACAACGGGTCAGGCAACGGGACCCACCATCCGATCTCCCGGGTGCGCTACCGCGGCGAGGAAGCCGACGACCGCGCGGAGTACCGCACCCGCCGCCGCGCTCCCCGCGGCTCGGAGGCCGATTCCTGGGAGTACGACATCTAG
- the engD gene encoding GTP-dependent nucleic acid-binding protein EngD: MSLNLGIVGLPNVGKSTLFNALTRNDVLAANYPFATIEPNEGVVPLPDPRLAELAKMFGSEKIVHAPVTFVDIAGIVKGASEGAGLGNKFLANIRESDAICQVVRVFSDDDVAHVDGRIDPKSDIEVIETELILADMQTLEKALPRLEKEARTHKERRPAYEAAVAAQEVLNEGTTLFAAGTDVAPLRELNLLTTKPFLYVFNADEAVLTDEERKAELRELVAPADAVFLDAKIEAELQELDDESAAELLESIGQTERGLDALARAGFHTLKLQTFLTAGPKEARAWTIHQGDTAPKAAGVIHTDFEKGFIKAEIVSYDDLIEAGSMAAAKAAGKVRMEGKDYVMADGDVVEFRFNV; encoded by the coding sequence GTGAGCTTGAACCTGGGAATCGTCGGCCTGCCGAACGTCGGGAAATCGACGCTGTTCAACGCGTTGACGCGCAACGACGTCCTCGCGGCCAACTACCCGTTCGCCACGATCGAACCCAACGAGGGTGTCGTTCCGCTGCCCGATCCGCGACTGGCCGAGCTCGCCAAGATGTTCGGGTCGGAAAAGATCGTTCATGCGCCGGTCACCTTCGTTGATATCGCCGGGATCGTCAAGGGCGCCTCCGAAGGCGCCGGGCTGGGCAACAAGTTCCTCGCCAACATCCGCGAGAGCGACGCGATCTGCCAGGTGGTGCGCGTGTTCAGCGACGACGATGTGGCGCATGTCGACGGCCGCATCGATCCGAAGTCCGACATCGAGGTCATCGAGACCGAGTTGATCCTGGCGGATATGCAGACGCTGGAGAAGGCGCTACCGCGGCTGGAAAAGGAGGCCAGGACGCACAAGGAACGCCGGCCCGCTTATGAGGCCGCCGTGGCTGCGCAGGAAGTCCTCAACGAAGGAACCACGTTGTTCGCCGCCGGGACCGACGTCGCGCCGCTGCGGGAGCTCAATCTGCTGACCACCAAACCGTTCCTGTACGTGTTCAACGCCGACGAGGCCGTGCTGACCGACGAGGAGCGCAAGGCGGAGCTACGCGAACTGGTCGCACCCGCCGACGCGGTCTTCCTGGACGCGAAGATCGAGGCCGAGCTGCAGGAGCTCGACGACGAGTCGGCCGCCGAGCTGTTGGAGTCGATTGGCCAGACCGAGCGGGGGCTGGATGCGTTGGCGCGGGCCGGTTTTCACACGCTGAAGTTGCAGACGTTTTTGACCGCCGGCCCGAAAGAGGCCCGCGCGTGGACGATTCACCAGGGCGATACCGCGCCGAAGGCGGCAGGCGTGATCCACACCGACTTCGAGAAGGGCTTCATCAAAGCCGAAATCGTCTCCTACGACGACCTGATCGAGGCCGGATCGATGGCCGCGGCCAAGGCCGCAGGCAAGGTGCGGATGGAAGGCAAGGACTACGTGATGGCCGACGGTGACGTGGTCGAGTTCCGGTTCAACGTTTAG
- the arsC_2 gene encoding protein-tyrosine-phosphatase has product MTGKGADGKPSVLFLCTHNAGRSQMALGYFTHMAGDDAVGWSGGSEPADEINPSAIEAMAEVGIDITNEFPKPWTDEIVQAADVVVTMGCGDTCPVFPGKRYEIWELPDPAGQSVDAVRPIRDDIEERVRRLLTDLGVAARRVPGA; this is encoded by the coding sequence ATGACGGGAAAGGGGGCCGACGGCAAGCCGTCCGTGTTGTTCCTGTGCACCCACAACGCCGGACGGTCCCAGATGGCGCTGGGTTACTTCACCCACATGGCCGGGGATGATGCCGTTGGCTGGTCCGGCGGGTCCGAACCAGCTGATGAGATCAACCCCTCCGCAATCGAGGCCATGGCAGAAGTCGGCATCGACATCACCAACGAGTTCCCCAAGCCCTGGACCGACGAGATCGTCCAAGCCGCCGATGTCGTCGTCACCATGGGCTGCGGCGACACCTGTCCTGTCTTCCCGGGAAAGCGTTACGAGATTTGGGAGTTGCCCGATCCTGCAGGCCAGTCGGTCGACGCCGTTCGACCGATCCGTGACGACATCGAAGAGCGCGTCCGCCGCCTACTCACTGATCTCGGCGTCGCCGCTCGACGCGTACCCGGTGCGTAG
- a CDS encoding arsenical-resistance protein — protein MGPVAADTHPAVVEKLSLLDRFLPVWIGIAMAAGLFLGRLVPGLNTALNHVEIDGISLPIALGLLIMMYPVLAKVRYDRLDTVAADRKLLISSLVLNWVLGPALMFALAWLLLPDLPEYRTGLIIVGLARCIAMVIIWNDLACGDREAAAVLVALNSIFQVVMFAVLGWFYLSLLPGWLGLEQATISTSPWEIAKSVLIFLGIPLLAGYLSRRLGERAKGRAWYESTFLPKVGPCALYGLLFTIVILFALQGEQITNRPLDVVRIALPLLVYFAVMWGGGYLLGALLGLGYQRTTTLAFTAAGNNFELAIAVGIATYGATSGQALAGVVGPLIEVPVLVALVYVSLALRRRFTDDLTPIPGTSDRSAR, from the coding sequence ATGGGTCCCGTCGCCGCGGACACGCATCCCGCCGTTGTTGAGAAGTTGTCGCTGCTCGACCGCTTCCTGCCGGTGTGGATCGGTATCGCGATGGCCGCTGGCCTGTTTCTCGGACGACTCGTTCCAGGTCTGAACACTGCCTTGAATCACGTTGAGATCGATGGCATCTCGTTGCCGATCGCGCTCGGCTTGCTGATCATGATGTATCCGGTGCTGGCAAAGGTCCGATACGACCGACTCGACACCGTCGCCGCCGACCGCAAGTTGCTCATCAGCTCGTTGGTACTCAATTGGGTGCTGGGCCCAGCGCTGATGTTCGCACTGGCCTGGCTGCTGCTGCCCGACCTGCCCGAATACCGCACCGGCCTGATCATCGTGGGTCTCGCGAGATGCATTGCCATGGTGATCATCTGGAATGACCTCGCCTGTGGCGACCGCGAAGCCGCCGCCGTCCTGGTCGCGCTCAACTCGATTTTCCAGGTCGTCATGTTCGCGGTCCTCGGCTGGTTCTACCTGTCCCTGCTACCCGGCTGGCTCGGCCTGGAACAGGCGACGATCAGCACCTCGCCCTGGGAGATCGCCAAGTCCGTGTTGATCTTCCTAGGCATTCCACTGCTCGCGGGATACCTGTCCCGGCGGCTCGGAGAGCGGGCCAAGGGCCGCGCCTGGTACGAATCCACGTTCCTGCCCAAGGTCGGCCCTTGCGCGCTGTACGGCCTGTTGTTCACCATCGTGATTCTTTTTGCGTTGCAAGGCGAACAGATCACGAACCGACCCCTCGACGTCGTCCGCATCGCCTTGCCACTGCTCGTCTACTTCGCCGTGATGTGGGGCGGCGGTTACCTCCTCGGAGCCCTGCTCGGGTTGGGCTACCAGCGCACCACCACCCTCGCGTTCACCGCTGCGGGCAATAACTTCGAACTCGCCATCGCCGTCGGCATCGCCACCTACGGCGCCACGTCGGGTCAGGCACTCGCCGGAGTCGTCGGCCCGCTCATCGAAGTACCCGTTCTCGTCGCCCTCGTCTACGTCTCACTCGCCCTTCGCCGCCGCTTCACCGACGACTTGACCCCGATACCCGGCACGTCCGATCGGAGCGCGCGATGA
- the arsR gene encoding putative transcriptional regulator yields MACAYAPVIREPLSMAAAADIAAKLKALSDPVRLRLFSLVASHAGGEACVCDISGDFDVTQPTISHHLKVLKDAGLLASERRGSWVYYSVRTETLMTLSSLLSTVADEAATAAPA; encoded by the coding sequence ATGGCCTGCGCCTACGCTCCCGTGATTCGCGAACCGTTGTCGATGGCTGCCGCTGCTGACATCGCAGCCAAACTCAAGGCCCTGTCCGACCCAGTGCGTCTGCGCCTGTTCAGTCTGGTCGCCAGTCACGCCGGTGGAGAGGCTTGCGTCTGCGACATTTCCGGCGACTTCGACGTCACCCAACCGACAATCTCTCATCACCTCAAGGTCCTCAAAGACGCCGGGCTTCTCGCCTCCGAGCGTCGTGGGTCCTGGGTGTACTACTCCGTCCGTACTGAGACTTTGATGACCCTCTCGTCGCTACTGAGCACGGTCGCCGACGAGGCGGCAACGGCGGCACCGGCGTGA
- the cadI gene encoding bleomycin resistance protein, whose amino-acid sequence MSRVQLALNVDDLDEAITFYSKLFNTPPAKIKEGYANFAVAEPPLKLVLLENPGKGGTINHLGVEVATSETVHAEIARLTDEGLFTDEEIGTTCCFAKQDKVWVTGPAGEKWEVYTVLEDSDTFGTSPQHPGDGHAEGDVCCGGTAADSDDTVAATSSCC is encoded by the coding sequence ATGTCCCGCGTTCAGCTCGCCCTAAACGTCGACGACCTCGACGAAGCAATCACCTTTTACTCGAAGCTGTTCAACACTCCGCCCGCCAAAATCAAGGAGGGCTATGCGAACTTCGCCGTCGCGGAACCACCGCTGAAGCTGGTCCTGCTGGAGAATCCCGGCAAGGGCGGCACGATCAACCACCTCGGAGTCGAGGTTGCGACGAGCGAGACCGTCCACGCCGAAATCGCCCGCCTGACCGACGAAGGGCTGTTCACGGACGAAGAGATCGGCACCACCTGTTGTTTCGCCAAGCAGGACAAGGTCTGGGTGACGGGCCCGGCGGGCGAGAAGTGGGAGGTGTACACGGTGCTCGAGGACTCCGACACCTTCGGCACCAGCCCGCAGCACCCCGGTGACGGTCACGCTGAGGGCGACGTCTGCTGCGGCGGTACGGCTGCTGACAGCGATGACACCGTGGCGGCAACGTCTTCCTGCTGCTAG
- the czrA gene encoding putative transcriptional regulator yields the protein MPKSLPVIDMSAPVCCAPVAAGPMSDDDALHVALRLKALADPARVKIMSMLFSSSAGEQNSGELATALGLTESTVSHHLTQLRRAGLVESDRRGMNVYHRPHRDALGALCAVLDPNCCT from the coding sequence ATGCCCAAGTCGTTGCCCGTGATCGATATGTCCGCGCCGGTGTGCTGTGCGCCGGTTGCCGCCGGTCCGATGAGTGACGACGACGCGCTCCATGTCGCGCTTCGACTCAAGGCGCTCGCTGACCCGGCCAGGGTGAAGATCATGTCGATGTTGTTCAGTTCGTCGGCGGGCGAGCAGAACAGCGGCGAACTTGCGACGGCACTTGGGTTGACCGAATCGACTGTGAGCCATCACCTGACCCAGCTTCGACGCGCTGGGCTGGTCGAATCCGACCGGCGCGGAATGAACGTGTACCACCGGCCGCACCGCGATGCGCTCGGTGCGTTATGCGCCGTCTTGGACCCAAACTGCTGCACGTAG
- a CDS encoding Uncharacterized conserved protein produces the protein MTDDWRVDRVEEIRSLIKQAEPDVVEEIKWRKPSNPDGVPAFSLDGLICTLEMYKGKVKVNFAKGSSIDDPDELFNASLQAPVGRSIDLREDDELDPEAFKALINRAVEVNRSNKASKRRK, from the coding sequence ATGACTGACGACTGGCGCGTCGACCGGGTTGAGGAGATTCGGTCACTGATCAAGCAAGCCGAGCCCGACGTCGTCGAGGAGATCAAATGGCGCAAGCCATCGAATCCCGATGGTGTGCCTGCGTTCTCGTTGGACGGCCTCATCTGCACGCTGGAGATGTATAAAGGCAAGGTCAAGGTGAATTTCGCCAAGGGCTCGTCCATCGACGACCCCGATGAACTCTTCAACGCGAGTCTGCAGGCACCCGTCGGGCGGTCGATCGATCTACGCGAAGACGACGAACTGGACCCAGAGGCGTTCAAGGCGCTGATCAACCGAGCCGTCGAGGTCAACCGCAGCAACAAGGCGTCGAAGCGCCGCAAGTGA
- a CDS encoding N-acetyltransferase GCN5, whose product MRIADRLPRGEGNVTVRRLRHGDAHAFAAGTDDDAVRRFAHLPLREYSAEIVREQIDGVIARGLADDTLAVLAIADAWSDGFLGSIVLFDIHEFDAEVGFWLAPQGRGRGAARQGLSAVVGLATEAGLTRLTARTAPKNDGSRRVLEGVGFVLADGPRDEVTPSGEAMTVVTYEYYTP is encoded by the coding sequence GTGAGGATCGCCGACCGGCTTCCCCGCGGCGAAGGCAACGTGACGGTCCGGCGGCTGCGACACGGCGACGCGCACGCCTTCGCGGCGGGCACCGACGACGACGCGGTGCGACGGTTCGCACATCTACCGCTGCGGGAGTACTCGGCAGAGATCGTGCGCGAGCAGATCGACGGCGTCATCGCACGCGGTCTGGCCGACGACACGCTCGCCGTGCTGGCCATCGCGGACGCGTGGTCCGACGGCTTCCTCGGCAGCATTGTGCTTTTCGACATCCACGAATTCGATGCAGAGGTCGGGTTCTGGTTGGCTCCGCAGGGGCGCGGTCGCGGCGCGGCCCGTCAGGGTCTGTCGGCAGTTGTTGGTCTGGCCACCGAAGCCGGATTGACGCGGTTGACGGCACGGACCGCTCCGAAGAACGACGGATCTCGTCGGGTATTGGAAGGCGTCGGCTTCGTGCTGGCGGACGGTCCCCGGGACGAGGTCACGCCATCTGGAGAAGCGATGACCGTCGTGACATATGAGTACTACACTCCGTAG
- a CDS encoding glyoxalase, translating into MRWRGVSHVEFAVLDYDDSIAFYDALFGWLGYSSFSSMDMEYQSIYYMTRYVNPHSYIGIQPARTGAKLTHADQSVGINHIALWARSRKEVDRFHREFLVARDVPVTDPPREYPQYWPGYYAVFFDDPINGIHWELAWVPKVPTPRHVWSFYRALRVFAKARPDLAATVAGVTWQARRTLPRQ; encoded by the coding sequence ATGCGGTGGCGCGGGGTCAGTCACGTGGAGTTTGCGGTGCTGGACTACGACGACTCGATCGCCTTCTACGACGCGTTGTTCGGCTGGCTCGGATACAGCAGCTTCTCGTCGATGGACATGGAGTACCAGTCGATCTACTACATGACGCGCTACGTCAACCCGCACAGCTACATCGGCATACAACCTGCCCGCACCGGCGCGAAGCTGACCCACGCCGACCAGTCCGTCGGCATCAACCACATCGCCCTGTGGGCGCGTAGCCGCAAAGAAGTCGATCGCTTCCACCGCGAGTTCCTGGTCGCGCGCGATGTCCCGGTCACCGATCCACCGAGGGAGTATCCGCAGTACTGGCCCGGCTACTACGCGGTCTTCTTCGACGATCCGATCAACGGCATCCACTGGGAGTTGGCGTGGGTGCCGAAAGTGCCGACGCCCCGGCATGTTTGGTCGTTCTACCGAGCGTTGCGGGTATTCGCCAAAGCCAGGCCGGACCTGGCGGCCACCGTGGCGGGCGTCACGTGGCAGGCGCGAAGGACCCTGCCGCGCCAGTAG
- a CDS encoding Activator of Hsp90 ATPase homolog 1-like protein, producing the protein MLVMTRTDSASRVVKAPLSRVFEALVDPEALVQWLPPSGMTGRFEHFDPQPGGSYRMVLTYSDPPAQGGKSNADADVVEGRFVEIEPDERVVQTVEFASADAIFGGTMTMTWSVTRVDGGTRVELRADDVPVGISAADHADGMNSSLQNLADYLARRQAVFRAE; encoded by the coding sequence ATGTTGGTGATGACACGCACGGATAGCGCATCGCGGGTGGTCAAGGCGCCGTTGAGCCGCGTCTTCGAGGCGCTCGTCGACCCTGAGGCGCTGGTCCAGTGGCTGCCGCCGTCGGGGATGACCGGCCGATTCGAACACTTCGACCCCCAGCCTGGTGGTTCCTACCGAATGGTCCTGACATACAGCGACCCGCCCGCGCAGGGCGGCAAAAGCAACGCCGACGCCGATGTCGTCGAGGGACGCTTCGTTGAGATAGAGCCCGACGAACGCGTCGTTCAAACCGTCGAATTCGCATCTGCCGACGCGATTTTCGGCGGAACGATGACGATGACGTGGTCGGTGACGAGGGTCGACGGCGGCACCCGGGTCGAACTGCGCGCGGACGACGTGCCGGTCGGGATCTCGGCCGCCGACCACGCGGACGGAATGAATTCTTCGCTGCAGAACCTCGCGGACTACCTCGCCAGGCGACAGGCCGTGTTTCGCGCCGAGTGA
- a CDS encoding Conserved membrane protein of uncharacterised function: MLVAVIVLALLAGGLAAGELYARQRADNILTEVAECVTEDGVKISFGVNPPFLWQHMTGHYTNISVTTDGNRVQSADGMTAQVTLADVRLQDTGDSKGTIGSLDATLSWKSAGIKDTVAANLPGVGNLVTGVRTDPAAGTVILEAGDNSVSAKPVVTDGDLNLQVLDVTGPLPKDAVQTALNDLTKKLNENYPLGIQADSVRVTDSGVVGTFSSRDAAIPKEDANPCFARL, translated from the coding sequence GTGCTGGTCGCGGTCATCGTGCTGGCCCTGCTGGCGGGTGGCCTGGCCGCCGGCGAGCTCTATGCGCGGCAGCGCGCGGACAACATCTTGACCGAGGTCGCCGAGTGCGTGACCGAAGACGGCGTCAAGATTTCCTTCGGAGTGAACCCCCCGTTCCTGTGGCAGCACATGACAGGGCATTACACCAACATCTCGGTCACCACCGACGGAAACCGGGTGCAGAGCGCCGACGGTATGACCGCGCAGGTCACCCTCGCCGATGTGCGGTTGCAGGACACCGGAGATTCCAAGGGCACCATCGGGTCGCTCGACGCGACGCTGAGCTGGAAGTCGGCCGGTATCAAGGACACCGTTGCCGCGAACCTGCCCGGCGTCGGCAATCTGGTCACGGGCGTGCGTACCGACCCCGCGGCGGGGACGGTGATCCTGGAGGCCGGCGACAACAGTGTCAGCGCCAAACCCGTCGTCACCGACGGTGACCTCAACCTCCAGGTCCTCGACGTCACCGGGCCGCTGCCCAAGGACGCTGTGCAGACCGCGCTCAACGACCTGACCAAGAAGCTCAACGAGAACTACCCGCTCGGGATCCAAGCCGACAGCGTCAGGGTCACCGACTCCGGCGTGGTCGGCACATTCTCGAGTCGAGACGCCGCCATCCCCAAGGAGGACGCCAACCCCTGCTTCGCGCGCCTTTAG
- a CDS encoding adenylate and guanylate cyclase catalytic domain-containing protein, with protein sequence MSLEQALEATRTGDLWLFRGRSGPDRAIQSLTNSPVNHVGMTMAIEDLPPLIWHAELGDKLTDMWTGRNQRGVQLNDARQVVERWITNYHQRCWLRQLTPYASREQEDRALKVVARMDGTPFPSTARLTGRWFRGRLAVTDFTRGIPFVHKKVRDATLRRKQEKLQVGLQTAYCAETVAITYEEMGLLTSEKHYNWFDPGSFWSGDTLPLAPGYQLSPEIAVTLD encoded by the coding sequence GTGTCGTTGGAGCAGGCGCTCGAGGCGACCCGCACCGGCGATCTGTGGCTGTTTCGCGGACGGTCGGGGCCGGACCGGGCGATTCAGTCGTTGACCAACAGCCCGGTCAACCACGTCGGGATGACGATGGCGATCGAAGACCTGCCGCCGCTGATCTGGCACGCCGAACTCGGCGACAAGCTGACCGACATGTGGACCGGGCGCAACCAACGAGGCGTTCAACTCAACGACGCACGCCAGGTGGTGGAGCGGTGGATCACCAACTATCACCAGCGCTGCTGGCTGCGCCAACTCACGCCGTATGCCAGCCGCGAGCAGGAGGACCGCGCGTTGAAGGTGGTCGCCCGCATGGACGGCACACCGTTCCCGAGCACCGCGCGGCTGACCGGCCGGTGGTTTCGCGGGCGCCTCGCCGTCACCGACTTCACCCGCGGAATTCCGTTCGTACACAAGAAGGTTCGCGATGCGACGCTACGCAGAAAACAGGAGAAGCTCCAAGTGGGGCTGCAGACCGCGTACTGCGCCGAGACCGTCGCAATCACCTACGAGGAGATGGGCCTGCTCACCTCGGAGAAGCACTACAACTGGTTCGACCCGGGCTCGTTCTGGAGCGGCGACACGCTGCCGCTCGCGCCCGGCTATCAACTCAGCCCCGAAATCGCCGTGACGCTGGACTGA
- a CDS encoding family 3 adenylate cyclase has product MTGAQIVAYVLAIVAAAEAVALAVLWIRYTRQREELDEAHRRLDTRNMLFSGGREAVKQVWQTANILRKDGLGAAVRSSIEDLADWAEVERPDLARLSPSGKMVILFSDIEESTALNERIGDRAWVRLLGRHDKMVRRHVKKHSGYVVKSQGDGFMVAFAQPEEAVRCSIEVQQSLRRPPNGIRVRMGIHMGKSVRRGDDLFGRNVAMAARVANEANGGEVLVSEVVRDALADVEDIEFDDGRDAELKGFNGSHRLYAVAS; this is encoded by the coding sequence GTGACCGGTGCCCAGATCGTGGCCTACGTATTGGCGATTGTGGCGGCGGCCGAAGCCGTCGCGCTGGCCGTGCTGTGGATCCGTTACACCCGCCAGCGTGAGGAACTCGACGAAGCCCACCGGCGTCTGGATACCAGGAACATGCTGTTCAGCGGCGGTCGCGAAGCGGTGAAGCAGGTGTGGCAGACCGCGAACATCCTGCGCAAGGACGGCCTCGGCGCGGCGGTGCGATCATCGATCGAGGACCTTGCGGACTGGGCCGAGGTCGAACGACCGGACCTGGCCCGGCTCTCGCCGAGCGGCAAGATGGTGATCCTGTTCTCCGACATCGAGGAGTCGACGGCGCTCAACGAACGCATCGGTGATCGCGCCTGGGTCCGACTGCTGGGCCGCCACGACAAGATGGTGCGCCGCCACGTGAAGAAACACTCGGGCTACGTGGTCAAGAGTCAGGGCGACGGGTTCATGGTGGCCTTCGCCCAACCGGAGGAAGCGGTGCGCTGCAGCATCGAGGTGCAGCAGTCACTTCGTCGTCCGCCCAACGGTATTCGCGTCCGGATGGGCATTCACATGGGTAAGTCGGTGCGCCGCGGTGACGACCTGTTCGGGCGCAATGTCGCGATGGCCGCCCGCGTGGCGAACGAAGCCAACGGCGGCGAGGTGCTAGTGAGCGAGGTGGTGCGCGACGCGCTAGCCGACGTCGAGGACATCGAGTTCGACGACGGCCGCGACGCCGAACTCAAGGGGTTCAACGGATCACACCGGCTCTATGCCGTCGCGTCATGA